From a region of the Gordonia sp. PP30 genome:
- a CDS encoding FAD-dependent oxidoreductase produces MPAKEGLNVERELTVVGGGAVGLTCALAAADAGWRVRVYDDGPARRAAHVAGGMLGCLGEAHPGEDGLLAASADSVARWPALLNRLGDPGVSTAADTLLVAGSAADRAYLDESVGFARARVPWAGGATTECTAADLRAAETGLTRTPAGGYRLSGEGAVDNRRLLTALRAALTEAGVRFHDTRVTGLAGLPGDQVLVTAGLDTSALIPGGLDGLRGEKGEILRLTRTSWSVPPPRHVIRARWHGRNVYLVPRPDGLVLGATQYEAVDAGDRAPQAGGVADLLGDACELFPGLRTYELTEVAAGIRPMSADGLPIVRRVDERTVVAAGHGRNGIALAPGTAVRVLRLLGNVVETQEERSDRWVRTASSS; encoded by the coding sequence ATGCCGGCGAAGGAAGGTCTGAACGTGGAACGAGAATTGACCGTCGTCGGCGGCGGAGCCGTCGGGCTGACGTGTGCGCTCGCCGCGGCCGATGCCGGCTGGCGGGTGCGGGTGTACGACGACGGCCCGGCGCGCCGGGCGGCGCACGTGGCCGGAGGGATGCTCGGCTGTCTGGGCGAGGCGCACCCGGGCGAGGACGGACTGCTGGCGGCCTCGGCCGACTCGGTGGCCCGCTGGCCCGCACTGCTCAACCGTCTCGGCGACCCGGGGGTCTCCACGGCCGCCGACACCCTGCTGGTGGCCGGTTCGGCCGCCGACCGCGCCTACCTCGACGAGTCGGTCGGCTTCGCGCGCGCCCGAGTCCCGTGGGCGGGCGGTGCGACGACCGAATGCACCGCGGCCGATTTGCGGGCCGCGGAGACCGGTCTGACGCGCACCCCGGCCGGTGGTTACCGGTTGTCGGGGGAGGGCGCCGTCGATAACCGGAGACTGCTCACGGCGCTGCGCGCGGCCCTGACTGAGGCCGGGGTGCGGTTCCACGACACCCGGGTGACCGGGCTCGCCGGACTGCCCGGGGACCAGGTCCTGGTGACCGCCGGGCTCGACACGAGCGCGCTGATCCCCGGCGGTCTCGACGGCCTGCGCGGGGAGAAGGGCGAGATCCTGCGACTGACGCGCACGTCGTGGTCGGTGCCGCCGCCGCGGCATGTGATCCGGGCTCGCTGGCACGGGCGCAACGTGTACTTGGTGCCGCGCCCGGACGGCCTGGTGCTGGGCGCGACCCAGTACGAGGCGGTCGACGCCGGTGACCGCGCCCCGCAGGCCGGCGGCGTCGCGGACCTCCTGGGCGACGCCTGCGAGCTGTTCCCGGGCCTGCGCACCTACGAACTCACAGAGGTCGCCGCGGGAATCCGGCCGATGTCGGCCGATGGACTGCCGATCGTGCGGCGGGTGGACGAGCGGACGGTCGTGGCCGCCGGGCACGGGCGGAACGGAATCGCGCTGGCCCCGGGCACCGCGGTACGGGTCCTCCGGCTGCTCGGGAACGTTGTCGAGACACAAGAGGAGAGGAGCGACCGATGGGTGCGGACGGCATCGTCGAGCTGA
- a CDS encoding EamA/RhaT family transporter — protein MYALGIIAAMMAAVAYGMSTVLRALGARRVAVAEREETGLDQPESTDDGAAPSMSSTVATLGDPAFILGTVMVVIGFAGGAVAARFLPLFLAQSIVSANLIVTALVGTFILNITLHTRDWVAIWLVVLSLALLGISSAPSANDHASTTFHWGLLGAAFVIGAIGLVGVYTLGAYAAFVGGFCGGLQFGVIAIAVRVLEGVAPFDPVRVLTDPAAWAIAVAGASGFFVQTVALQVGAVNGVTAVLVVGETAAPSVIGVAFLGDHAQAGLGWLAWTGFIGAVIGAILVAWYGSGDPDHFGEAPEELGGWRRGRADEPSSPD, from the coding sequence TTGTACGCACTCGGAATCATCGCCGCGATGATGGCCGCCGTTGCGTATGGCATGTCCACCGTCTTGCGCGCGCTCGGCGCGCGGCGCGTCGCGGTCGCCGAACGCGAGGAAACAGGTCTCGACCAGCCGGAATCCACCGACGACGGGGCGGCCCCGTCGATGTCGTCGACCGTGGCCACGCTCGGTGATCCGGCCTTCATCCTGGGCACCGTGATGGTGGTCATCGGCTTCGCCGGCGGTGCCGTCGCGGCCCGCTTCCTGCCGCTGTTCCTGGCGCAGTCGATCGTCTCGGCGAATCTGATCGTGACCGCCCTGGTCGGCACCTTCATCCTGAACATCACGCTGCACACCCGTGACTGGGTGGCGATCTGGCTGGTGGTGCTGTCGCTGGCGCTGCTGGGCATCTCGTCCGCGCCGAGCGCGAACGACCACGCCAGCACCACCTTCCACTGGGGGCTGCTCGGCGCCGCGTTCGTGATCGGCGCGATCGGCCTCGTCGGCGTCTACACGCTCGGCGCCTACGCGGCCTTCGTCGGCGGTTTCTGCGGTGGCCTGCAGTTCGGCGTCATCGCGATCGCCGTCCGCGTCCTGGAGGGCGTCGCCCCGTTCGATCCGGTCCGGGTGCTGACCGACCCCGCCGCCTGGGCGATCGCCGTCGCCGGCGCCAGCGGCTTCTTCGTCCAGACCGTCGCCCTGCAGGTGGGCGCGGTCAACGGCGTCACCGCCGTCCTGGTGGTCGGCGAGACCGCCGCGCCCAGCGTGATCGGCGTCGCCTTCCTCGGCGACCACGCGCAGGCCGGCCTCGGCTGGCTCGCCTGGACCGGCTTCATCGGCGCGGTGATCGGCGCGATCCTGGTCGCCTGGTACGGCAGCGGCGACCCCGACCACTTCGGCGAGGCCCCCGAGGAGCTCGGCGGCTGGCGCCGCGGCCGCGCCGACGAGCCGTCCTCTCCCGACTAG
- a CDS encoding acetyl-CoA C-acetyltransferase, which produces MSTNRQLESVYVLGGNRIPFARSNGAYLDQTNQTMLTAALDGLVERYGLAGAHLGEVAGGAVVKLARDHSLTREALLDTEIARSTPTVDMQQQCATGGQTVVHIANKIACGQIESGVACGADTTSDPPIGFGPRLRGQLVRLNAARSTADRIKLAARLPLALDFDVPSPAERRTDLVPGAAQAVTGAAWGVSRADQDRIALDSHTNLAAAYDSGFLDDLVTPFAGLTQDDNLRRGLDAERLAGLKPCFGGPDGTMTAANSTTLTDGASAVLLGTAGWAAGRGLTPMARVVDAQSWAVDYVDGDPKTQGVLMAPVYAVSELLRRNDLALQDFDFYEIHEAFASQVLSTLAAWNDAEFCHTELGREAPMGTIDRDRLNVTGGSLATGHPFGATGGRIVATLAKLLQRKGSGRGLISICAGSGMAVTMILEAV; this is translated from the coding sequence GTGTCCACGAATCGACAGCTCGAATCCGTCTACGTCCTCGGCGGCAACCGCATCCCGTTCGCCCGCTCCAACGGCGCGTACCTCGACCAGACCAACCAGACCATGCTGACGGCCGCTCTCGACGGCCTCGTCGAGCGCTACGGCCTGGCCGGCGCACATCTCGGCGAGGTGGCGGGCGGTGCCGTGGTGAAGCTGGCACGCGATCACAGCCTGACGCGGGAAGCGTTGCTGGACACCGAGATCGCCCGGTCGACGCCGACGGTCGACATGCAGCAGCAATGCGCCACCGGCGGCCAGACCGTGGTGCACATCGCCAACAAGATCGCCTGCGGGCAGATCGAGTCGGGCGTCGCCTGCGGCGCGGACACCACCTCCGACCCGCCGATCGGCTTCGGCCCCCGCCTCCGCGGGCAACTGGTCAGGCTGAACGCCGCCCGGAGCACCGCGGACCGGATCAAGCTCGCCGCACGACTGCCTCTCGCCCTGGACTTCGACGTGCCGAGCCCCGCGGAACGGCGCACCGATCTGGTGCCCGGCGCCGCCCAGGCGGTGACCGGTGCGGCCTGGGGCGTGTCGCGCGCCGACCAGGACCGGATCGCCCTCGACTCCCACACCAATCTCGCCGCCGCCTACGACAGCGGCTTCCTCGACGATCTGGTGACCCCGTTCGCCGGCCTCACCCAGGACGACAACCTGCGCCGCGGCCTGGACGCCGAACGACTCGCCGGGCTGAAGCCGTGCTTCGGCGGCCCGGACGGGACCATGACCGCCGCCAATTCGACGACGCTGACCGACGGCGCCTCCGCGGTCCTGCTCGGCACCGCCGGCTGGGCCGCCGGGCGCGGCCTGACGCCGATGGCGCGGGTGGTCGACGCCCAGAGCTGGGCGGTGGACTACGTCGACGGCGACCCCAAGACGCAAGGCGTGCTGATGGCTCCCGTGTACGCGGTCAGCGAGCTGCTCCGGCGCAACGACCTGGCGCTGCAGGATTTCGACTTCTACGAGATCCACGAGGCCTTCGCCTCACAGGTGCTGTCCACCCTGGCCGCCTGGAACGACGCCGAGTTCTGCCATACCGAGCTGGGCCGGGAAGCGCCGATGGGCACCATCGACCGCGACCGGCTGAACGTCACCGGCGGCTCGCTGGCCACCGGTCACCCGTTCGGGGCGACCGGCGGCCGGATCGTGGCGACTCTCGCGAAACTGTTGCAGCGCAAGGGATCCGGCCGCGGCCTGATCTCCATCTGCGCGGGCAGCGGCATGGCCGTCACGATGATCCTCGAAGCCGTCTGA
- a CDS encoding alpha/beta hydrolase, with amino-acid sequence MSPLERIVLPNGVGLAVAVDGSTTADATTVLLNPGMGMPQATWEYTGVTRGLADAGFRVISYSARGVTPSDAPPPPYDVPTMADDAALLLDHLGVERAILVGYSMGCYLTQALLERRPGTALGVVMTAGLNSSEIGRLVNDMELALFARLGEVPVEVSAFETLMTTLAPPALQDGETVRVWREMLTDGQSSWTSPDGQHGQLAASSGWMNRGEPTRERLAAIDVPTLVIAYENDLFFPPKTSQAAAEMIDGAEFVQINGLSHGGLMLDPDRTATARIVDFCERIRSGDRPTRGRA; translated from the coding sequence GTGTCCCCTCTCGAGCGCATCGTGCTGCCGAACGGCGTCGGGCTCGCGGTCGCCGTCGACGGCTCGACCACCGCCGATGCCACCACCGTCCTGCTCAATCCGGGCATGGGCATGCCGCAGGCCACCTGGGAATACACCGGTGTCACCCGGGGCCTGGCCGACGCCGGATTCCGGGTGATCTCGTACTCGGCGCGCGGCGTGACCCCGTCCGATGCGCCGCCCCCGCCGTACGACGTCCCCACCATGGCCGACGACGCCGCGCTGCTGCTGGACCACCTCGGCGTCGAGCGGGCCATCCTGGTCGGCTACTCGATGGGCTGCTATCTCACCCAGGCCCTGCTGGAACGACGCCCGGGCACCGCGCTCGGCGTCGTCATGACCGCCGGGCTGAACTCGTCGGAGATCGGCCGGCTGGTCAACGACATGGAGCTGGCCCTCTTCGCCCGGCTCGGCGAGGTCCCCGTCGAGGTGTCGGCGTTCGAGACGCTGATGACCACGCTGGCCCCACCGGCGCTGCAGGACGGCGAGACCGTGCGCGTCTGGCGGGAGATGCTGACCGACGGGCAAAGTTCATGGACGTCGCCCGACGGGCAGCACGGGCAGCTCGCCGCGTCGAGCGGCTGGATGAACCGCGGCGAGCCCACGCGCGAACGGCTCGCCGCGATCGACGTGCCCACCCTGGTGATCGCCTACGAGAACGATCTCTTCTTCCCGCCGAAGACCAGCCAGGCCGCCGCCGAGATGATCGACGGCGCCGAATTCGTGCAGATCAACGGGCTGTCGCACGGGGGTCTGATGCTCGATCCGGACCGCACCGCGACTGCGCGCATCGTCGACTTCTGCGAGCGGATCAGATCTGGTGACCGTCCCACTCGTGGTCGTGCATGA
- a CDS encoding NUDIX domain-containing protein, translated as MRGDGDGWVFDPDGARYWGRHGAAGLLLCTPIGDGLGVLLQHRAVWSHQGDTWGLPGGARDSHESAIDAALREAHEEAGIDRDLIEVLESEVTHEAVSGWTYTTVIARVPEPVATTANGESAELRWVPESGVGDLPLHPGFGSAWPTLRLRLR; from the coding sequence GTGCGCGGAGATGGCGACGGCTGGGTCTTCGACCCCGACGGCGCGCGGTATTGGGGACGGCACGGTGCCGCGGGTCTCCTGCTGTGCACGCCGATCGGCGACGGCCTCGGGGTGCTGCTGCAGCACCGCGCGGTGTGGTCGCATCAGGGCGACACCTGGGGCCTCCCGGGCGGCGCCCGGGACTCGCACGAGTCGGCGATCGACGCGGCCCTCCGCGAAGCCCATGAGGAAGCCGGCATCGACCGGGACCTGATCGAGGTCCTGGAGTCCGAGGTGACCCACGAGGCGGTCAGCGGCTGGACCTATACGACGGTCATCGCGCGCGTGCCCGAACCGGTCGCCACCACCGCGAACGGCGAATCGGCCGAACTGCGCTGGGTGCCCGAGTCCGGTGTCGGCGACCTGCCGCTGCATCCCGGCTTCGGGAGCGCGTGGCCGACGCTGCGCCTGCGCCTGCGCTGA
- the thiE gene encoding thiamine phosphate synthase, with amino-acid sequence MDARSRLDSARLYLCTDARRERGDLLEFVAAALDGGVDIVQLRDKGSAGEQRFGVLEAREELESLAGLRELTHAAGALLAVNDRADIAALAGADVLHLGQGDVPPALARRIVGPDVVIGRSTHDAAQLADALADDAVDYFCTGPCWATPTKPGRTATGLDLVRAAAAATREQTKPWFAIGGIDLARVPETVAAGASRIVVVRALTAAADPAGAAHALRSACETTCASRPEE; translated from the coding sequence ATGGACGCCCGCTCTCGCTTGGATTCCGCCCGCCTGTACCTGTGCACCGATGCGCGGCGCGAACGCGGCGACCTGCTCGAGTTCGTCGCCGCCGCGCTCGACGGCGGCGTCGACATCGTGCAGCTGCGCGACAAGGGGTCGGCCGGCGAGCAGCGGTTCGGCGTGCTGGAAGCCCGCGAGGAACTGGAGTCGCTCGCCGGGCTGCGCGAGCTGACCCACGCGGCCGGCGCGCTCCTCGCCGTGAACGACCGCGCCGACATCGCCGCCCTCGCCGGCGCCGACGTACTGCATCTCGGCCAGGGCGACGTGCCGCCCGCGCTCGCCCGCCGCATCGTCGGACCCGACGTGGTGATCGGCCGGTCCACGCACGACGCGGCCCAGCTCGCCGACGCGCTGGCCGACGACGCCGTCGACTATTTCTGCACCGGCCCCTGCTGGGCGACACCCACCAAACCCGGCCGTACCGCCACCGGCCTCGACCTGGTGCGCGCCGCCGCCGCGGCCACCCGCGAGCAGACCAAGCCCTGGTTCGCGATCGGCGGCATCGACCTGGCGCGGGTCCCGGAGACCGTCGCCGCGGGAGCCTCGCGGATCGTCGTCGTCCGGGCCCTGACCGCGGCGGCGGATCCGGCGGGCGCCGCGCATGCGCTGCGGTCGGCGTGTGAAACCACTTGCGCGTCGCGGCCGGAGGAGTAG
- a CDS encoding thiazole synthase yields MADPSAEPEQALVVAGRRLTSRLIMGTGGAPNLAVLEAALLASGTELTTVAMRRVSPGSGTGVLDLLRRLNIDVLPNTAGCHTAAEALLVAQLAREALGTDLVKLEVVADERTLLPDPLELVDAAAALVADGFAVMAYTNDDPVLARRLEDTGVAAVMPLGSPIGTGLGIANPHNIEMIVARAGVPVVLDAGIGTASDAALAMELGCDAVLLASAVTRAADPVAMASAMRHAVLAGHLAAGAGRIPKRFWAQASSPVVDC; encoded by the coding sequence GTGGCTGATCCCTCGGCGGAGCCGGAGCAGGCCCTGGTGGTCGCCGGGCGGAGGCTGACGTCGCGGCTCATCATGGGGACCGGCGGGGCACCGAATCTCGCGGTGCTCGAAGCCGCGCTGCTGGCCTCCGGTACCGAACTGACCACGGTGGCCATGCGCCGGGTGAGTCCGGGCTCGGGCACCGGCGTGCTGGATCTGCTGCGGCGCTTGAACATCGATGTGCTGCCGAACACCGCGGGCTGTCACACCGCAGCCGAGGCGCTGCTGGTGGCGCAACTCGCGCGCGAGGCGCTCGGGACCGATCTGGTGAAGCTGGAGGTGGTCGCCGATGAGCGCACGCTGCTCCCCGATCCATTGGAACTGGTCGACGCCGCCGCCGCGCTCGTCGCCGACGGCTTCGCTGTGATGGCCTACACCAACGACGATCCGGTGCTGGCCCGCCGGCTGGAGGACACCGGGGTGGCGGCGGTGATGCCGCTCGGCTCGCCCATCGGCACCGGGCTGGGGATCGCCAACCCGCACAACATCGAGATGATCGTCGCCCGGGCCGGGGTGCCGGTGGTGCTCGACGCCGGGATCGGCACCGCCAGCGATGCGGCGCTCGCGATGGAACTCGGTTGCGACGCGGTGCTGCTGGCGTCGGCGGTCACCCGCGCCGCCGACCCGGTCGCGATGGCGTCGGCGATGCGGCATGCGGTGCTCGCCGGGCACCTGGCCGCGGGCGCGGGACGGATCCCGAAGCGTTTCTGGGCGCAGGCGTCGTCGCCGGTCGTGGACTGCTGA
- a CDS encoding family 1 glycosylhydrolase, whose translation MGGPRPIVATLCLVTGLLAGLLTAVPGPAAARALPDDFLWGVAASGFQTEGSSPDSNWRRYARSPKTHDDIGTSVDFRHRYRQDIALAKSLGVRVYRVGIEWARIEPAPGRIDRRELAYYDDLIASIAAAGMRPMITLDHWVYPGWIADRGGWADARTPAAWLTQQRRVVDRYARYHPLWITVNEPAAYVLKEVQYGGLPAQLAPVMFDRLVAVHRTIYDYIHRRDPGAMVSSNAAYIPTVQPALDTLFLDQVRDKLDYVGLDYYYSVSPSRLGAANIVTDEPWKAPVSADGLYYALRDYGRRFPGIPLYVVETGMPTENGAPRPDGYRRDNHLRDLVYWTQRARDDGLNVIGFNYWSLTDNYEWGSYTPRFGLYTVDVKTDPALRRRPTPAVAAYRRIIATGGVGPDYRPTRPATFCSLVAAPASCTEPVH comes from the coding sequence ATGGGAGGACCTCGACCGATCGTCGCCACACTGTGCCTGGTCACCGGCCTGCTCGCCGGTCTGCTGACGGCGGTGCCCGGCCCGGCGGCGGCCCGCGCGCTGCCCGACGACTTCCTGTGGGGTGTCGCCGCCTCCGGCTTCCAGACCGAGGGATCGTCGCCGGACAGCAACTGGCGCCGTTACGCGCGGTCGCCGAAGACGCACGACGACATCGGCACCTCCGTCGACTTCCGGCACCGCTACCGGCAGGACATCGCCCTGGCGAAATCGCTCGGCGTCCGGGTGTACCGGGTCGGGATCGAATGGGCCCGCATCGAGCCCGCTCCCGGCCGGATCGATCGGCGCGAACTCGCCTACTACGACGACCTCATCGCGTCGATCGCCGCCGCCGGAATGCGGCCGATGATCACCCTCGACCACTGGGTGTACCCGGGATGGATCGCCGATCGCGGCGGCTGGGCCGATGCGCGGACCCCGGCGGCCTGGCTCACGCAGCAGCGTCGCGTGGTGGACCGGTACGCGAGATACCACCCGCTGTGGATCACGGTGAACGAACCCGCGGCCTACGTGCTGAAGGAAGTGCAGTACGGCGGCCTGCCCGCACAGCTGGCACCGGTGATGTTCGATCGGCTGGTCGCGGTGCACCGAACGATCTACGACTACATCCACCGGCGCGATCCCGGCGCGATGGTCTCCTCGAACGCCGCCTACATCCCCACCGTCCAGCCGGCGCTCGACACGCTCTTCCTCGACCAGGTCCGCGACAAGCTCGACTACGTCGGCCTCGACTATTACTACTCGGTGAGCCCGAGCCGGCTGGGCGCGGCGAACATCGTGACCGACGAGCCGTGGAAGGCACCGGTCTCCGCCGACGGGCTCTATTACGCGCTGCGCGACTACGGCCGCCGGTTCCCCGGCATACCGCTGTACGTGGTGGAGACCGGGATGCCGACCGAGAACGGCGCACCCCGGCCCGACGGCTACCGCCGCGACAATCACCTGCGCGACCTCGTGTACTGGACCCAGCGCGCCCGCGACGACGGCCTGAACGTGATCGGCTTCAACTACTGGAGCCTCACCGACAACTACGAATGGGGAAGCTACACACCGCGTTTCGGGCTGTACACGGTCGACGTCAAGACCGATCCGGCACTGCGACGACGACCCACACCCGCGGTGGCCGCCTATCGCCGGATCATCGCGACCGGCGGCGTCGGACCGGACTACCGGCCCACCCGGCCGGCCACCTTCTGCTCCCTCGTCGCCGCTCCCGCGAGCTGCACCGAGCCGGTGCACTGA
- a CDS encoding PTS ascorbate transporter subunit IIC, protein MNWLVTIAEFIVNEILAVPAYLIGIITAVGLIALRKSVGQVIGGALKATLGFLLIGAGATLVVASLDPLGVMLKGSTKSHGVVPTNEAIVGIAQDTYGAQVAWLMILGFIISLVLARFTPLRYVFLTGHHTLFMATLLTIVLATSGLNAVSVVIIGGVLLGVVMVSLPAISQPWTKRITGDNTIAIGHFGTLGYVVAGIVGRWTGGKRSRSTEDLKLPESLRFLRDSMVATALSMVLMYIIVSLVYVGRVGSSQAYLAYADADGAGGASGMGNFLMQGVTMGLSFGVAVAVILFGVRTILGELVPAFQGIAERIVPGAVPALDAPIVFPYAQNAVLIGFISSFVAGLLGLAAIALWFGPWWGWALVLPGLVPHFFTGGAAGVYGNATGGRVGAICGAFANGLLITFLPAVLVGVLGGFGEENTTFGDADFGWYGLLLGNAAKIGGAGGVIVMLAIGAAILALAIWVQKKLVETDWDPSPGRPRPGSGDPAGPGNPGMVLSTKGYPKIPPPVGAPTPPPPPAAD, encoded by the coding sequence ATGAACTGGCTCGTCACCATCGCCGAATTCATCGTCAACGAGATCCTCGCGGTCCCGGCGTACCTGATCGGCATCATCACCGCGGTCGGTCTGATCGCGCTGCGCAAGAGCGTGGGGCAGGTGATCGGCGGTGCGCTCAAAGCGACGCTCGGCTTCCTGCTCATCGGCGCGGGCGCGACGCTGGTGGTGGCCTCGCTCGACCCGCTCGGCGTGATGCTGAAGGGGTCGACCAAGTCGCACGGCGTGGTGCCCACCAACGAGGCGATCGTCGGCATCGCGCAGGACACCTACGGTGCGCAGGTCGCCTGGCTGATGATCCTCGGGTTCATCATCAGCCTGGTGCTCGCGCGGTTCACCCCGCTGCGGTACGTGTTCCTCACCGGTCATCACACGCTGTTCATGGCGACGCTGCTGACCATCGTGCTGGCGACCAGCGGTCTGAACGCAGTGTCGGTGGTGATCATCGGCGGCGTCCTGCTCGGTGTCGTGATGGTGTCGCTGCCGGCCATCTCGCAGCCGTGGACCAAGCGCATCACCGGCGACAACACCATCGCGATCGGGCACTTCGGCACGCTCGGCTACGTGGTCGCCGGCATCGTCGGCCGGTGGACCGGCGGCAAGCGCAGCCGGTCGACGGAGGACCTGAAACTGCCCGAGTCGCTGCGCTTCCTGCGGGATTCCATGGTGGCCACGGCGCTGTCGATGGTGCTCATGTACATCATCGTGTCGCTGGTCTACGTCGGCCGGGTCGGCAGCTCGCAGGCGTACCTCGCCTACGCGGACGCCGACGGTGCCGGTGGCGCGAGCGGCATGGGCAACTTCCTGATGCAGGGCGTGACAATGGGTCTCAGCTTCGGCGTGGCCGTCGCGGTGATCCTGTTCGGCGTCCGCACCATCCTGGGCGAGCTGGTGCCGGCCTTCCAGGGCATCGCCGAGCGCATCGTGCCCGGCGCGGTGCCGGCGCTGGACGCGCCGATCGTGTTCCCCTACGCGCAGAACGCCGTGCTCATCGGCTTCATCTCCAGCTTCGTGGCCGGCCTGCTGGGGCTGGCGGCGATCGCCCTGTGGTTCGGCCCCTGGTGGGGCTGGGCGCTGGTGCTGCCCGGGCTGGTGCCGCACTTCTTCACCGGTGGTGCGGCGGGCGTGTACGGCAACGCCACCGGCGGGCGGGTCGGTGCGATCTGCGGTGCGTTCGCCAACGGTCTGCTGATCACCTTCCTGCCCGCAGTGCTCGTCGGCGTGCTCGGCGGCTTCGGCGAGGAGAACACCACCTTCGGCGACGCCGACTTCGGCTGGTACGGCCTGCTGCTCGGCAACGCTGCCAAGATCGGTGGCGCCGGTGGCGTGATCGTGATGCTCGCGATCGGCGCGGCGATCCTCGCCCTGGCGATCTGGGTGCAGAAGAAGCTGGTCGAGACCGACTGGGACCCGTCACCGGGCCGCCCGCGTCCCGGATCCGGTGATCCCGCGGGCCCCGGCAACCCGGGCATGGTGCTCTCGACCAAGGGCTACCCGAAGATCCCGCCGCCGGTCGGTGCGCCCACACCTCCGCCGCCGCCGGCCGCGGACTGA
- the thiS gene encoding sulfur carrier protein ThiS, with translation MGADGIVELTVNGEAVTFDREPDVAGLLARLDLPERGVAVAIDGVVRPRSRWDEPIGRYAVVDVLTAVQGG, from the coding sequence ATGGGTGCGGACGGCATCGTCGAGCTGACGGTGAACGGGGAGGCGGTGACCTTCGATCGGGAACCGGATGTGGCCGGGCTGCTGGCCCGGCTCGACCTGCCCGAGCGTGGGGTGGCCGTGGCGATCGACGGCGTGGTGCGGCCGCGGTCGCGCTGGGACGAGCCGATCGGGCGATACGCGGTGGTCGACGTGCTGACGGCGGTGCAGGGTGGCTGA
- a CDS encoding carboxylate--amine ligase, which translates to MDEGKRKHILITFGRSFLTLNLARLLADAGHRVSIADSVPIAVSRFSHAVDGFHRVSPPKYRPQEYCREIAAIVESEGIDMVIPIHEETDILSMMAGLFPPSCDLFLSDFALEDQLHNKLKFQELLQDLGIQTLKFAAITGPEDIAKLDFDGPFAVKQAYSRGSQEVYKAYPGDPLTQLTFDPTNPWIAQEWMEGDRYCSYSICRDGEVYAHALYPVGYAIGGSSCLVFEQVEHPGILEWVRDVVRRTGFTGHIGFDFIDHPERGLFTIEANPRATSGIMLFTPENRVDRAFFGENTELITPPTGRTRMIGIGMTLYGWRKDALPGNSFRKFWKAFRSADDVIAERGDMGPAAMLVPAYINILRNSIKYRVGLAGGFMHDHEWDGHQI; encoded by the coding sequence GTGGACGAAGGTAAGCGTAAGCACATCCTCATCACCTTTGGCAGGTCGTTCCTGACCCTGAATCTCGCGAGGCTGCTCGCCGATGCGGGGCATCGGGTCAGCATCGCCGACAGTGTGCCGATCGCCGTGAGCCGTTTCTCGCACGCGGTCGACGGTTTTCACCGGGTCAGCCCGCCGAAGTACCGGCCGCAGGAGTATTGCCGGGAGATCGCCGCGATCGTCGAGTCCGAGGGCATCGACATGGTGATCCCGATTCACGAGGAGACCGACATCCTCTCGATGATGGCCGGGCTCTTCCCGCCGTCGTGCGACCTCTTCCTCTCCGATTTCGCGCTCGAAGATCAGCTGCACAACAAGCTGAAGTTCCAGGAACTCCTGCAGGACTTGGGGATTCAGACGCTGAAGTTCGCGGCGATCACCGGCCCGGAAGACATCGCGAAACTCGACTTCGACGGCCCGTTCGCCGTCAAACAGGCCTACTCACGTGGTTCGCAGGAGGTGTACAAGGCCTACCCCGGCGACCCGCTGACCCAGCTGACCTTCGATCCCACCAACCCGTGGATAGCGCAGGAGTGGATGGAGGGTGACCGCTACTGCAGCTACTCGATCTGCCGCGACGGCGAGGTGTACGCGCACGCGCTGTACCCGGTCGGCTATGCGATCGGCGGCTCGTCGTGCCTGGTGTTCGAGCAGGTGGAGCACCCGGGCATCCTCGAATGGGTGCGAGATGTGGTGCGGCGCACCGGATTCACCGGACACATCGGCTTCGACTTCATCGACCATCCCGAACGCGGGCTGTTCACCATCGAGGCCAATCCGCGGGCGACCAGCGGCATCATGCTGTTCACGCCGGAGAACCGCGTCGACCGGGCCTTCTTCGGTGAGAACACCGAGCTGATCACCCCGCCCACCGGACGCACCCGGATGATCGGCATCGGCATGACGTTGTACGGCTGGCGCAAGGATGCGTTGCCCGGCAACAGTTTCCGCAAGTTCTGGAAGGCGTTCCGCAGCGCCGACGACGTGATCGCCGAGCGCGGCGACATGGGGCCGGCGGCCATGCTGGTGCCGGCCTACATCAACATCCTGCGCAACAGCATCAAGTACCGGGTGGGTCTGGCCGGTGGCTTCATGCACGACCACGAGTGGGACGGTCACCAGATCTGA